tagcagaACATTTTTAATGGGctatgttcagtagggcacaccgtagcagaACATTTTTAATGGGctatgttcagtagggcacaccgtagcagaACAGTTTTAATGGGctatgttcagtagggcacaccgtagcagaACATTTTTAATGGGctatgttcagtagggcacaccgtagcagaACATTTTTaatgggtcatgttcagtagggcacaccgtagcagaACATTAATGGGctatgttcagtagggcacaccgtagcagaACATTAATGGGctatgttcagtagggcacaccgtagcagaACAGTTTTAAAGTGCAGGCAGTCCCATGTTTCAGTCCATTTATGAACACACAGCCGTGGTTTTAACACCACATTTGAATATAGGTTTACCATGTATTTAAAAGAGAAAAGCTTGATTTGTGCTGGATTAATTTGTGAGTAAACTTATTTTTCACCAGATTGCAccttcttgactttttccacatgcaTTCACAATCCAAGACATGCTGCGGGAACTTTGGTGACTGATGTATTTTCTAAACTTCCCGCATTGGCcgggatgtgtcaatgtgtactTTATACATGCATAATCTAGGAGCAGAATTACAGGtttacctaaaaaaaaaaaatgtttttttaaattcacaAAATCCCTAGTGTGAACAAGACTGTGAATAAAGATGACTGAAGATCCCCATGTTTAAATGTAGTATAAAGCCAATGTTTATTTGACAGAATGGTCATCATTTGTGACCCCCCCCATCCTTATATGAAGTACAACAATTTACTCTAGCAACATGGAAATAAAACGAATAAAAGTATGAGTGTGATGAACATAGACCTACGTAAAACATTAAACTTAACCTATCAAGTCCTCCCGACATTTCATTCATCTCAGATCAAAGCTTTAAAAAACATTATCTAAGAAAAACATTACAAATCTGACAGAGTATTTAAAAAGTTCTGTAGGCGTTGACACATCTAGACACAGacaacagaagaagaaaaaaactaacAAAGACCTCACGGGCCAGAGTGATTCAGGATCGATGCAGTAGTTCTGGAAAACCTCAGAGCTAGAACACAGTGGCACCGAGAGACACTGGGGTTCTGATACATTATATTCAGGTGTTAAAAACATTTCCTTCCATCTAGACATGTACAGGGTACAGAAACCATGAAACTCAAGCCAGAAAGGTGTCTCAGCTGGATGACTCAGGGAAAGGTTCTGTCTGATCCCTCAGCTCAGAGATTagtgacagtagagtttagatgTCTTGACAGATTTGGAAGCTTTTGAGAGAAATCGCTgtggaggagaatagagagattAAAAACTGGAACCGCACATACAGTAGCTCAAAATACAAGAATTCAAAAAAGTCCAGTCTGTCTTGGAGAtaagtgggggtgggggggaaatAATGTAGAATTAAGCGGAACATCCCTTTTAGTTTTTCGCCCATCACTTGCACATTTTTTCAGATGCAATTGGCACATTTTCAAAACTCGTGTAAAGAAATCTAAACTGATAACACTtgtaattccccccccccccatcttaggTTCAGAGTCTTTGCACAATCATTTGCATTTCACTCACCTTTCACCACAGTCATTCATACAAAATGTAAGTTCAGTGAAACGTCATGAGAACAGTTAGTTTAGTCCCCAACACATCAGATAATGATAGTCTCACCATTTGTCATTTTAAAACTACCATTTAATCCAATAGCAGACAAAATACAAGATACACTTTTCAAAAATTGTTATTTTGACATGCTGAAGAATAGAtggtatatttttttttacccccatACAGTATTTGACTAGAACTtgacaattatatatttttttataaatatgtaTCCAAATGGCAGGTTGTGAGCATGTTAAGGAATATTTCAGTCTTAGTTTCATTGTTGTTAtatagtacatactgtatataggacAAATGATCAGAAGAGGTATTGTAAAGCAGTCAGCTActgtaaaaaaattataaacaGCCTGGCGTTACGCCATTTCTGCCCCATGCAACACTAAACAAGATCACCTTCCCAACAGGACTTTGTCAACCGATACGGTAATCACACAACCTCTGCTGGAAATGCATCCGCTTTCAGTGACATTCAGGCGAGTTGGAATATATTATGTACAACCCAGGTGTGTTTCACCAGTACAGTGTACACAAATTCTAAAAATGGTAGCATAGTGTTGACTGCCCACTGTGTCCTACTGAAGCACTCTGGCTGGTTGAGGAGGATGTAGAATTTACAGCCACATCCATATATCATATGATTTTTTTACCTTCCAACAAATTTGTCAAATTGATACATAAAAAAAAGGTAAAAATTTAGACTTTTAGTGTTCAAGCATTTATCAAACTATATCATGTTAAACTTAAAATAGGCACGTCATAATCAGTTGAGCAGTTTGATTAGGACAACAATAAGAACTAAATGTAAAGTGAATATCGCATTTTGAAAAGCAGATACTCAAAGATTGAATATGTAGCCAACCTGAAAGTGATTTGGTGCAGTGAACAAAGCGATTGTTTGAAAAATGTGCGTAGTTAAAACATGAGCCGTTTTAATGTGCTGTTTGAGTCGTGAAAATTACACCAAAGTGATAAAATGAAACTTCCCATAAAGTGTGTGTAGAACAAAAGCCAGCAGATTAATGTTAAAGAGGATAGAAGACATTGAACAAACATGGATGGGTGACAATGGTTTAAACATAGTCTATTGCAGCCGTTTCACCTGAATATAAAATCATTTCTAGTTAACAATAAAGTCCCTTAATGTTATTGTTTTTCaattaaaaattgtcaaaaagaaaacaaaaaatagcTTCTTCGCAAAGAGCAATTTcacaagcaagaattttgccaggactgtctgggagttgtctgagtGGGGAATCCAAAAACTAGCCGTTATTGGCTGAGAGGTTTGGAACACTCTTATGGGGTCTATCTACTGATCACATTTGGTGAGGTGTGGGGGGGGGATATTGAATAAATGTGAGGCCATATTAAAACAGACCCCCCCCAACCACCCAGTCCAGTTCAACaaagtgtttgtttggtcttcaatAAATTGTAAAAATTGCTCCTCACAAGACGGTTAGGCCAACCGAACCAGACCAGGCTCTGTTGCACTCTTGGTTAGCCATTTAGCATGTTGAGCCTCACTGTTATGGAGTTTCAATAAAACGTTCCTTCATTCAGACCTGGCAATAGAGGTGGATTCAATGTTGACAAAAATCCTTCTAAAATAGAATGTAGAGTTAGATGGGGGTCTCCTGAGTGCcgcagtagtctaaggcactgcatctcagtgctagaggcgtcactacagaccctggtttgattccacgctgtatcacaaccggccgtgattgggagtcccagaggccaccattgtaaatacgaatttgttcttaaaaacggacttgcccagttaaatacatttttaaaatggtCACAGAGGAAAGGAACAGTCTAGTCCAGGTGTCCACGATAGCATGCTAAGCTTTCACATAGACATATTACCACTCTGTTACAGACTGTTGAATAGAAAACCCGGTGCTATTCTCTCACTGGACACACAGAAAGACATCGCCACTCATCTTTGATTGGCTTGTGTGTTGCTGGGTCGATGATTGGTTGGTTGGGTAGGTGATAACCTAGGAAATGGGGTTGGAAATTACCGAAAATTCAGAATAGGTGCTGGCGACAGAGTTAACGCTGATGTTACGGTGTGAGGCGGGGCTTTGGGCCGGGTTTCTTAACACACCGCTCAGAGCCGGTCCGTTCAGGTGGGAGATGTTCTCTTTGTTCCTCTCCACCGTACGGAGGGTTCTTCCAACACAACTTGGGGTCCTCAGAGGAAGCTATCAGGGtggtgatagagaagagagagttcATTTCTTAAAGCCATAaaaacaattttatttatttattctaaaACGTAATTCTCTGTGCTTGAACACAGACGCTTAAGTGCACTACTAACCTTGCTGGCAGACATGGGTAGTCTGAGGACCGGAGACTGACACAAGGTTCCTCCGAAGGCAGAACGTAAGGTGCTGTTAGGAGTAGAGCCGTAGATACTGCTAGTGGCATTGAGCTAAGAGAAcgaaaaaataaacaaacacattaaGTCACAATGAATTTATTGTAGAGAACAATAAAGTACTTCAGTCCTCACATTTTAAATTCTTTTTAAAAATAAATGCTGAATTATGAATAAACTAAAACTGACAATGGTAATATATTTCTAAAATTTTAAAACAGCTTGAAtttgatccccccccccaaaaaaaccacAATAGTGACCAATAAATTAAAATGAAAACAAAAAGAACAGGTGATTTGACCTTTCTTGCTTTGCCAGGAGTAGGTGTCCCTGCAAGGCGTCTTTTGGAGGGGGTTCGTTGAGCAGTACCATACAGCAGGTCATGTTCAATCTGCTGGTTCTTCTTCAGTTGCTGTTTCACAGATCACAGTCAATATTCTCATCCGAACCAGATTCACTCATTACTGGGGAAGTAGTTAAGAGGTCTCTGTTTGAATACTTTtggcccccccacccctcctcctcactgATCCGATTACAACATGATTGGGGATTGATTAAGTTAACGTTAATTTAATTGCGTCTGATCAATGATTAGctcaaggaaggaaggaagcacACATTAAGAGCATTGAGGCCTTTAAAAATCGTACCCTCtcattcttccctctctccttctccagccACAGTAGTTCCCACTGCTCCTGTACATAGTGGAGAAACCTCTGTCCATTAACCAGGAACTCTCTGTACTGCTCCTCTTCCCATAGATCTACCTGGGTCTTCAGGCTCTTCTCCAACTGGAACACACGAGAGAACATGCTTCAAGTTAATATGCctgcaaataaaaaataaatttaaaaacaGCAAGAAATATAGAACCAAAAACAAGCCAGTATTCAGACAGACCGTTGGGTAGAGGAACTAACCAATGAACATTCAGATCGCAACTTATCCTGACCTTTGGCAGGCTTTTCTGCAGGTCGGCCCTCTGCTTCTCCTCTTTGAGTAGGTTCCCTCCTCGGTTGTTGAATCTAGAAGGATCCGTCACCTTTTTCTGCGGAGAGTTGAACCTTGTGTTTAGAATACAGTCACTTGAAAAACACACGAAGGGCAGGACCAAATAGTTGGCTCAAATGGCACAAAAGATACAGGAAAGATCAATGTAATCTTACAGTGTGATTTACTATGAAACTTTGACAATATGTATTATTTCGTTTGCACCAgaaattgttgttgttgttgtctaataTCTGTAAACAAGAACACGTCTCATATTCATCAGTAAAATGCTCGCCTCCAGTTGTAGGAACAGAGTCCAGCTGTCTTGCCACCTGGTTACTCCTTCAAACAACTCCCTGTGGTCCTCGTAGTGCTTCTTCAGACTCAGCAGCTCTGCCTCGTGTAGGTTCAGCAGCTCCACGGTGAAGTCAACTGAGGGGAGACATTTATTGTACCAAATCTCACTAGGACAACCAGGATTGTGTTCACACGTtcatcgctgcagctgtacatagtcgatcggtaaatagcccacccatttttacctacctcatcctgtttatatttatttacttttctgctcttttgcacaccaatatctctacctgtacatgaccatctgatcatttatcagaacttgagaacttgttctcaactagcctacctggttaaataaaggtgttctcaactagcctacctggttaaataaaggtgttctcaactagcctacctggttaaataaaggtgttctcaactagcctacctggttaaataaaggtgttctcaactagcctacctggttaaataaaggtgttctcaactagcctccctggttaaataaaggtgttctcaactagcctccctggttaaataaaggtgttctcaactagcctacctggttaaataaaggtgttctcaactagcctacctggttaaataaaggtgttctcaactagcctacctggttaaataaaggtgttctcaactagcctacctggttaaataaaggtgttctcaactagcctacctggttaaataaaggtgttctcaactagcctacctggttaaataaaggtgttctcaactagcctacctggttaaataaaggtgatctcaactagcctacctggttaaataaaggtgttctcaactagcctacctggttaaataaaggtgttctcaactagcctacctggttaaataaaggtgaaataaaataaaaaaatagtcaCCAAATGGAAGAAATCTGGCTGAAACAAGGTGGAACAATCTGTACTACCGTCCAATTAGAAACGTGTATTTTAGCAGTCCGTCGTAAAATGTGTTGCTACAGTGTACCCTAATGAACGACACCTCCCAGTACATTACGGCCAAAAAGGTACAACTAATAAATAGACACGGCAATAGAAGAAGCCAAACGACAACTGACCGTCATAGTAGGGTGTGAAGGCCCGTCTCTGCGCCAGGCTGTAGAAACATCTCTCCCAGAACAGAGCCACCTCGGCCCTGATGGCTTCTATCACATTCTTCATGTTCTTCATTTTCAGCTCATCCAGGCGCCGGCACTCTGCTTCTAACTGCAAGAAGGAACTCTCAAATGTCAatcagtaaaaataaaaatatatattaaaaaatatataattaaaaaaaaaaaaaaaaacgataaaTTACAGTTCTGACACTCCTTAGTGATAAGATACTATTCAGGCTATGATTGGTTATAGGCTTTCTGAAAGCATCGCCCTGCCACTGTAAAACATGTATGGTAACAAGTTAAATTAATGTAATTCAACATTTTCCTGAATATAACTGAGCCCCTTGCATCTTCCACTATACCAAAGACTTTTAGGCCTCTAAATTTCACTGCAAGTATGTCCATATCTGATCAGCTTGACAGGTTAGGTTCATAATTACAAGAAGAGTGCCATAGCTGTgagaaatacaaaataaatgttaaaaaaaaaaaatgctcacAGCGTCCATGTTTCTCTTCCTGGACTGGACCATGTGATCAGACATGCCCTCTCGTTCCTCCTGGAGGACCTGCAGTCTCTCCCACAGCTCCTGGATCTTACTGCGGTAGGAGttacacaccaactcattctcGGTCTTACGATCCTCCAGCTGAGAATTACACAACAAGACCGTCAAGGAAATACCATTCATATAAATGTACACGTACTGTAGCTACATCATTAGGACACTAGGAGTATCAAATGTATAATGTTCAGATAGAAAAGACGTTACGTAGAACAAACATTCCCCCCTGACGTAGAAAGACGTTACGTAGAACAAACATTCCCCCCTGACGTAGAAAGACGTTACGTAGAACAAACATTCCCCCCTGACGTAGAAAGACGTTACGTAGAACAAACATTCCCCCCTGACGTAGAAAGACGTTACGTAGAACAAACATTCCCCCCTGACGTAGAAAGACGTTACGTAGAACAAACATTCCCCCCTGACGTAGAAAGACGTTACGTAGAACAAACATTCCCCCCTGACGTAGAAAGACGTTACGTAGAACATTCCCCTCTGACGTAGAAAGACGTTACGTAGAACAAACATTCCCCTCTGACGTAGAAAGACgttatgtagaacaaacattCCCCTCCGACGTAGAATAAAGAATCACGACGGACTCTATTCACGACGTAACGGAACAGACTTGGTTCCTGACCTGTCCCAGCAGCAGTCGGAGAGCTGTGATGTTGTCGCCGGATAGACAGAAGGCCTCCTCGTCCTCACACACCACGTCCCTCTCAAAGCTGGTGTCTGGCAGCTGGTCCAGCTCCTCCATACACACAATGATCCGACGCTTGATACCCACAAACTCACCGTGGCGACGATCCTGGAACatacaatggagagagagagactaagttGAGGATTATGCTATCTTGATGTCATTTGACGTTCATTCAGACAAACCCTCTCCAGGCTTACGTATCCTTGTTCAAACCTACGTGGATAGAAGGCTTACTTGCCGTTAAACTAAGGGGTAACTACACCCCAGCATTTGATCACCACATGGCTATATTCAAACATAAGAGCTACAAATGCACCTCAAAAGTAACTTAAGAGTCTTGGGCCCACCATAAAATCGACGCGTTTTGAACTTTAACCCCCTTTTAAAAAAACGTGTGTCTGAGCTAAAGACTTCTGGGTTGCACCATTGGGATTCAACTACTTCCGCAGACATAGATAATCAACAGACGTGTGATGAACGGGGGGGCGGAGCTAAAGcggtgtttgtgagacaagggcAGATCCCAAAGGGGCCCCGGGTAATTTATACAAAACAGTATGTAGAGTCCAAaatggtttgagctacaaactattCAAATGGGTGGATAGAGAATGACAAGCTGAGACTCACAAAACACCTAACATGCTTTTCTCTACGACTGTctatactgtaaggggttcttctacatagatcataggaaatcccaggacaaagtgtctataatactgtaaggggttcttctacatagatcataggaaatcccaggtcatagtgtctataatactgtaaggggttcttctacatagaccataggaaatcccaggtcatagtgtctataatactgtaaggggttcttctacatagaagatcataggaaatcccaggacatagtgtctataatactgtaattagCTCACAGTTGCCGTTAAACTACAAACAGTTGTCACTGACCAGTCGGGATATTCATTTCCCActgaacaaaccatttctgtatttaCAGGATTCATAGAAATTATTTTTTATCCGGTTTTTGCTTTGGATCTCAATTAAAAAACTCATGAATGCAACAGTTTATGTCCAATAGTTGTGTGTTCTACTTGGAGCCCTGGTTGTCCTTTTTAAAGAACATGGTAAAACACCTCATTGTGAGGCTCAATATAAAGGCTGGACATGAAGATAAATGAAAGGACAATTTTTTCTGTGGTCTCAGGACTGATAGGGTTAAGTTACAGCCCCAGTCACTGAGAATTTCTGATTTTCTATTAAGCAACTTGTGATCCGTATTTAATTTCAGAGTCTGTGAGTACAATTTTATGGCCCTGAATTTTCCCATTTCAGAGCCACAAACTGACCAATGAAAAACTCCTGGTGGTAAAAATACTGGCTACATTCTAGGAAAATGATGAACAATGAAGCATTACATGCCTTCTCTTTAGTGAGATCGTTGAGGTAAGAGCGATAGCTGTCCAGTTGCTCCAGGGAAGGGACCATGTCCATGTCGATACAGAAGGGGACTGAACACATGATGTCACACAGCTCCCGGTCCTGCTTGGACAGTCTCTTCAGCTCCTTAACCCTCTGACTCTTCTGTTTCATAATCACCTCCAGGCGTGACCTGATGTCCTTCTCCAGCTGCAGCATGGTCCTCCCCTCGTCCTCCTATAAAACACATCAAGACGGGTTGAGAGGAACGTTAGCAAGCTGCAGCAGGGTCCTCCTATAAAAACACATCAAGATGGGTTGAGAGGAACGTTAGCAAGCTGCAGCAGGGTCCTCCTATAAAACACATCAAGACGGGTTGAGAGGAACGTTAGCAAGCTGCAGCAGGGTCCTCCTATAAAAACACATCAAGACGGGTTGAGAGGAACGTTAGCAAGCTGCAGCAGGGTCCTCCTATAAAACACATCAAGACAGGTTGAGAGGAATGTTAGCAAGCTGAAGCAGGGTCCTCCTATAAAAACACATCAAGACGGGTTGAGGGGAACGTTAGCAAGCTGCAGCAGGGTCCTCCTATAAAAACACATCAAGACGGGTTGAGAGGAACGTTAGCAAGCTGCAGCAGGGTCCTCCTATAAAACACATCAAGACGGGTTGAGGGGAACGTTAGCAAGCTGCAGCAGGGTCCTCCTATAAAACACATCAAGACGGGTTGAGAGGAACGTTAGCAAGCTGCAGCAGGGTCCTCCTATAAAACACATCAAGACGGGTTGAGAGGAACGTTAGCAAGCTGCAGCAGGGTCCTCCTATAAAAACACATCAAGACGGGTTGAGAGGAACGTTAGCAAGCTGCAGCAGGGTCCTCCTATAAAACACATCAAGACGGGTTGAGAGGAACGTTAGCAAGCTGCAGCAGGGTCCTCCTATAAAACACATCAAGACGGGTTGAGAGGAACGTTAGCAAGCTGCAGCAGGGTCCTCCTATAAAAACACATCAAGACGGGTTGAGAGGAACGTTAGCAAGCTGCAGCAGGGTCCTCCTATAAAACACATCAAGACGGGTTGAGAGGAACGTTAGCAAGCTGCAGCAGGGTCCTCCTATAAAACACATCAAGACGGGTTGAGGGGAACGTTACCAAAATTTGTAAttcctttatttaaacaggaaaGGAACATTAAGATCTACATATTTTTGAAGTGAGCCCTGAAAAAAAAATGCAGCATTAAGGTAATGGTGAGCATCTTATTGTGTGTCCCCTCCTCCCCAATTTCATttctgctatgctttatcttggccacatcgcagttgtaaatgacaacttattctcaactgacctacctggttaaataaaggtgttctcaact
This DNA window, taken from Oncorhynchus kisutch isolate 150728-3 linkage group LG22, Okis_V2, whole genome shotgun sequence, encodes the following:
- the LOC109867544 gene encoding protein regulator of cytokinesis 1 isoform X2, encoding MRRSEIHAAESVECLNRALNRLKDIWEEIGIPEDQRLQRTDVVRKHIKGLLDMMIAEEDSLRKRLMSSIESCRKELDVLCTELQLSPFEEDEGRTMLQLEKDIRSRLEVIMKQKSQRVKELKRLSKQDRELCDIMCSVPFCIDMDMVPSLEQLDSYRSYLNDLTKEKDRRHGEFVGIKRRIIVCMEELDQLPDTSFERDVVCEDEEAFCLSGDNITALRLLLGQLEDRKTENELVCNSYRSKIQELWERLQVLQEEREGMSDHMVQSRKRNMDALEAECRRLDELKMKNMKNVIEAIRAEVALFWERCFYSLAQRRAFTPYYDVDFTVELLNLHEAELLSLKKHYEDHRELFEGVTRWQDSWTLFLQLEKKVTDPSRFNNRGGNLLKEEKQRADLQKSLPKLEKSLKTQVDLWEEEQYREFLVNGQRFLHYVQEQWELLWLEKERGKNERQLKKNQQIEHDLLYGTAQRTPSKRRLAGTPTPGKARKLNATSSIYGSTPNSTLRSAFGGTLCQSPVLRLPMSASKLPLRTPSCVGRTLRTVERNKENISHLNGPALSGYHLPNQPIIDPATHKPIKDEWRCLSVCPVRE
- the LOC109867544 gene encoding protein regulator of cytokinesis 1 isoform X1; protein product: MRRSEIHAAESVECLNRALNRLKDIWEEIGIPEDQRLQRTDVVRKHIKGLLDMMIAEEDSLRKRLMSSIESCRKELDVLCTELQLSPFEEDEGRTMLQLEKDIRSRLEVIMKQKSQRVKELKRLSKQDRELCDIMCSVPFCIDMDMVPSLEQLDSYRSYLNDLTKEKDRRHGEFVGIKRRIIVCMEELDQLPDTSFERDVVCEDEEAFCLSGDNITALRLLLGQLEDRKTENELVCNSYRSKIQELWERLQVLQEEREGMSDHMVQSRKRNMDALEAECRRLDELKMKNMKNVIEAIRAEVALFWERCFYSLAQRRAFTPYYDVDFTVELLNLHEAELLSLKKHYEDHRELFEGVTRWQDSWTLFLQLEKKVTDPSRFNNRGGNLLKEEKQRADLQKSLPKLEKSLKTQVDLWEEEQYREFLVNGQRFLHYVQEQWELLWLEKERGKNERQLKKNQQIEHDLLYGTAQRTPSKRRLAGTPTPGKARKLNATSSIYGSTPNSTLRSAFGGTLCQSPVLRLPMSASKLPLRTPSCVGRTLRTVERNKENISHLNGPALSGVLRNPAQSPASHRNISVNSVASTYSEFSRFLSKASKSVKTSKLYCH